Proteins found in one Aspergillus puulaauensis MK2 DNA, chromosome 8, nearly complete sequence genomic segment:
- a CDS encoding flavin-containing monooxygenase (COG:P;~EggNog:ENOG410PFFN;~InterPro:IPR025700,IPR036188;~PFAM:PF13738,PF13450;~TransMembrane:1 (o512-532i)), which produces MDRSKEVIILGGGVSGLGMAVQLKRFLGHDRFTIYEKSDNVGGTWWHNRYPACACDIPSHFYSYSFAIKPDWTTTYPGRDELHQYFMSVAEKYDIIPHCHFNKMCLDLTWDSSRSVWICTFQDTLSGEILKREAPVVVSAIGTLDRPFIPKIEGAETFQGKMFHSARWDDSLTPYSKNIVVLGNGASATQFVPEMVKRVGPKGSVKQFVRSAHWWTKRGNPKYSEPFKAVMKYVPFAARIYRICLAWQLESVFYSFYMTSKGAAMRQKIRDTTHAYIENDAPPQYREILKPNYEPGCKRRVNTATYLACLHSPQMLLTRDNVVKIGEDYIVTNTGAQYPADAIIFATGFLTQRWLYPINVKGIGGKDLHQAWDASGGAEAYRGTVVTDFPNFFILYGPNAGTGQHSVIFHSECQINYTCRLLRPVLGRNGNADSIMVKPSAQQRDLEWVHRKLKDLVFDSGCQSWWMDPVTRKNTFIYPDPMYKYWLRTIFPRWGDFQIKRSEPSGSDLRKVVFGVALSMGLLASCAAAFLWDRGLWLGFRVGDGGL; this is translated from the exons ATGGACCGATCCAAAGaagtcatcatcctcggcggTGGTGTTTCAGGCCTTGGAATGGCCGTCCAACTGAAGCGTTTCCTTGGCCACGACAGGTTCACCATCTACGAAAAATCAGACAACGTTGGAGGGACTTGGTGGCATAACCGGTACCCTGCATGTGCCTGCGATATCCCCAGCCATTTTTACTCGTACAGCTTCGCCATCAAGCCCGACTGGACAACCACCTATCCTGGCCGTGATGAATTGCACCAAT ACTTCATGTCTGTCGCTGAGAAATACGACATCATCCCGCATTGCCACTTCAACAAAATGTGCTTGGACTTGACCTGGGACTCCTCGCGATCGGTGTGGATCTGTACGTTCCAGGATACACTCAGCGGAGAGATTCTAAAGCGCGAGGCCCCAGTGGTTGTCAGCGCAATCGGAACTCTGGACCGGCCATTTATCCCCAAGATTGAGGGCGCAGAGACTTTCCAGGGGAAGATGTTCCATAGCGCCCGTTGGGACGACAGTCTGACGCCCTATTCCAAGAACATTGTTGTTCTTGGAAACGGTGCGTCAGCTACGCAGTTTGTGccggagatggtgaagcGTGTCGGGCCCAAGGGGAGCGTCAAGCAGTTCGTCCGCAGCGCGCACTGGTGGACAAAGAGG GGAAACCCCAAATATTCAGAGCCCTTCAAGGCGGTCATGAAATACGTCCCCTTCGCCGCTCGCATCTACCGCATATGCCTGGCATGGCAGCTAGAGAGTGTCTTCTACTCCTTCTACATGACCTCGAAGGGGGCAGCCATGCGCCAGAAGATCCGAGACACCACCCACGCCTACATTGAGAACGACGCTCCACCGCAGTACCGTGAGATCCTCAAGCCAAACTACGAGCCCGGGTGCAAGCGTCGCGTCAACACAGCAACATATCTTGCCTGTCTGCATTCGCCGCAGATGCTCCTCACCAGGGACAACGTTGTGAAGATCGGAGAAGACTACATCGTGACAAACACCGGAGCCCAATACCCGGCCGACGCGATTATCTTCGCCACGGGCTTCCTCACTCAGCGCTGGCTGTATCCGATTAACGTCAAGGGCATTGGCGGCAAGGACCTGCACCAAGCGTGGGACGCCAGCGGGGGAGCCGAAGCATATAGAGGAACTGTTGTCACCGACTTccccaacttcttcatcctctacGGCCCCAATGCCGGCACGGGCCAGCATTCAGTCATTTTTCACTCCGAGTGCCAGATCAACTACACCTGCCGTCTGCTGCGCCCCGTCCTAGGCAGGAATGGTAATGCCGATAGCATCATGGTGAAGCCAAGCGCACAGCAGCGAGACCTGGAATGGGTGCATAGGAAGCTAAAGGACTTGGTTTTTGATAGTGGCTGCCAAAGCTGGTGGATGGATCCTGTTACCAGGAAGAATACCTTTATCTACCCGGACCCGATGTATAAGTACTGGCTGCGTACAATCTTCCCTCGCTGGGGCGATTTCCAGATCAAGAGAAGTGAGCCCTCGGGAAGTGATCTCCGGAAGGTGGTTTTTGGGGTGGCCTTGTCAatggggttgttggcgagCTGTGCCGCAGCGTTTCTATGGGATAGAGGATTGTGGCTCGGGTTTCGAGTTGGGGATGGAGGGCTATAG